The Sporomusa termitida genome has a window encoding:
- a CDS encoding ABC transporter permease — MFKGLYRISSVLIFLLLWEIAPRLGIVDAIFLPPFSQVAVAFWQLIITGELFTHISISLLRSLLGFSLGLSVAIPLGLLIGWFKGFEHFIDPLVQTFRQTSTLALFPVFILLFGIGEISKVAVIFWGVQWAVLLNTISGVKNVDPLLIKAAKSLGISKFSLFIKVILPASMPSILTGVRLSATHSILVLIAAEMLGANAGLGYLLFFAEANFLIPKMYAAIITMSLMGLIVNYSLVSLEKRVLKWKEELPSGT; from the coding sequence TTGTTTAAAGGGCTATACAGGATATCTTCTGTTTTAATTTTTTTATTGCTCTGGGAGATTGCACCCCGCCTAGGGATCGTTGATGCCATATTTCTTCCCCCTTTCTCCCAAGTAGCAGTTGCTTTTTGGCAGCTCATTATTACCGGTGAATTATTTACCCATATCAGCATTAGCCTGCTCCGGTCATTACTGGGATTTAGTCTGGGGCTGAGCGTGGCGATTCCGCTGGGATTGCTGATTGGCTGGTTTAAAGGTTTTGAACATTTTATTGATCCGTTGGTACAGACCTTCCGGCAAACATCAACCCTGGCTTTGTTTCCGGTATTTATCCTGCTGTTCGGTATTGGCGAAATTTCCAAAGTGGCCGTAATATTTTGGGGAGTCCAGTGGGCGGTTCTTTTAAATACTATTTCCGGTGTGAAAAATGTGGACCCGCTGCTGATAAAGGCTGCTAAATCACTGGGTATTTCTAAATTTTCTTTATTCATCAAGGTCATACTGCCTGCCTCCATGCCGTCAATTTTGACGGGAGTGAGATTGAGCGCCACCCATTCGATTCTGGTATTAATTGCGGCGGAGATGCTGGGGGCCAATGCCGGTCTGGGTTATCTGCTGTTTTTTGCCGAGGCAAATTTCCTGATCCCCAAAATGTATGCCGCGATTATCACCATGTCGCTTATGGGACTAATTGTAAATTATTCCCTGGTGTCCTTGGAGAAACGGGTTCTCAAATGGAAAGAAGAACTGCCATCGGGAACCTAA
- a CDS encoding ABC transporter permease, protein MPKPVIWLSVVSLVFAIAVDVFMDNAGRHMPVKHPYFVYLLAAFLIIFTTITITSYFNAKAKAWLEERNLFVAVTFLFLTILNIITKKLALLPVIYFPSLDRILGVIVEDREFLALCLASSGKLLFTGYFFGAIAGFATGIAVGFSKGAAYWINPLIRVLGPIPATAWIPLVLISFPTTFSASSFLIALAVWFPTTVMTSSGILNVQNAYFEVSSTLGAGKYYQIFKVGVPASMPHMFIGLFNGTCASFITLMTAEMLGVKNGIGWYINWQKEMMAYANVYAGLIIIAVTFSILITLLFKVRDQVLVWQKGVIKW, encoded by the coding sequence ATGCCAAAACCAGTAATATGGCTGTCGGTCGTATCACTCGTGTTCGCAATTGCTGTCGATGTCTTTATGGACAATGCCGGCAGGCATATGCCTGTAAAACATCCCTATTTTGTCTATCTGCTGGCGGCTTTTCTCATAATTTTTACAACCATTACGATAACATCCTATTTTAATGCCAAGGCAAAAGCCTGGCTTGAGGAAAGAAATCTGTTTGTTGCGGTAACGTTTTTATTTTTAACTATATTAAATATTATCACCAAAAAGCTGGCTTTGCTGCCGGTTATCTATTTTCCGTCACTCGACAGGATCCTTGGTGTGATTGTGGAAGACCGGGAATTTCTGGCTCTGTGCCTGGCATCTTCCGGCAAACTGCTGTTTACGGGTTATTTCTTTGGGGCAATTGCCGGTTTTGCCACCGGGATTGCCGTGGGTTTCAGCAAAGGGGCCGCCTATTGGATCAACCCGTTAATCCGCGTCCTGGGGCCTATTCCGGCCACGGCCTGGATTCCCCTGGTGCTGATCAGTTTTCCCACTACATTTTCCGCCAGTTCTTTTTTAATTGCCCTTGCGGTCTGGTTCCCGACAACGGTTATGACCAGCAGCGGCATTCTGAATGTGCAGAATGCTTATTTCGAGGTATCCAGCACCCTGGGGGCCGGCAAATATTATCAGATCTTTAAAGTCGGTGTGCCGGCCTCGATGCCGCATATGTTTATCGGTTTGTTCAACGGCACGTGCGCCTCTTTTATCACCCTGATGACAGCAGAAATGCTGGGGGTTAAAAACGGGATCGGCTGGTACATCAACTGGCAGAAAGAGATGATGGCCTATGCCAATGTATATGCGGGGCTGATTATCATTGCCGTGACTTTTTCCATTCTCATTACCCTGCTGTTTAAGGTCCGTGATCAGGTACTGGTTTGGCAGAAGGGAGTCATAAAATGGTAG
- a CDS encoding ABC transporter ATP-binding protein, with amino-acid sequence MVGAIKIDGVVKRFAQQDAEDVVALSGIDLTIEAGEFVSLIGPSGCGKSTLLRLIAGLNGADAGKLYIDGEEIHEPTYERGLVFQNPMLFPWLNVHDNVAFGLKARKVYKQNKDEVDKFVELVGLGSFHKSYPHQLSGGMAQRASLARALVNHPKVLLLDEPLGALDAFTRMNMQDELIRIWQERQTTMIMVTHDVDEAIYLSDRIIVMTPRPGKIESCIDVRLSRPRARSNPEFLNLRSRILGILNFAGNEKEPSYYL; translated from the coding sequence ATGGTAGGAGCAATAAAGATTGATGGGGTTGTGAAACGGTTTGCCCAGCAGGATGCAGAGGATGTTGTGGCCCTCAGCGGTATTGATCTGACAATTGAGGCCGGCGAATTTGTCTCGCTCATTGGTCCCTCCGGTTGCGGAAAATCCACGCTGCTCCGCCTGATTGCCGGGTTGAACGGCGCTGATGCCGGCAAGCTGTATATTGATGGGGAAGAAATCCATGAACCCACCTATGAACGGGGCCTGGTGTTTCAAAACCCGATGCTTTTTCCCTGGCTGAATGTGCATGACAATGTGGCTTTTGGGCTCAAAGCGCGTAAGGTATATAAGCAAAACAAGGACGAGGTGGATAAATTTGTTGAGCTGGTAGGCTTAGGCAGTTTTCATAAGTCCTATCCCCATCAGCTGTCCGGCGGCATGGCCCAGCGGGCCTCCCTGGCCCGGGCCCTGGTCAATCACCCGAAGGTGCTGTTGCTGGATGAGCCGCTGGGGGCGCTGGATGCGTTTACCCGGATGAATATGCAGGATGAATTGATTCGTATCTGGCAGGAACGGCAAACCACCATGATTATGGTAACTCATGATGTTGATGAAGCCATTTACCTGTCAGACCGTATTATCGTAATGACGCCAAGGCCGGGTAAGATTGAAAGCTGTATTGACGTCCGGCTTTCCCGGCCCCGGGCCCGCAGCAACCCGGAATTCCTCAATCTGCGGTCCCGCATCCTGGGGATACTGAATTTTGCCGGCAATGAAAAAGAACCGAGTTATTATTTATAA
- a CDS encoding ABC transporter substrate-binding protein, with amino-acid sequence MKMRKKMTMIVLTVILSLLVSACGQKPVTKADDVVLKIGYSGSLCEAPVHMAVEKGFFAEEGLKVELIKLAPGTTFEAITAGKIDAAFGLLASLMQPLSNGLPIKITTGLHTGCDKVLVPGDSGIKTLADLKGKRIGVPSMTSSPIIFAKRALAEAGVGVSEKNMEVEFAVFSASDLPIALKNGSIDALAMNDPTAAVAQKEFSLVTLADSAITEPYNTQYCCSAYVSENIAKDHPELAAKYTRAMQKASAWIQKNQVETAQIQVDKKWVAGDAAFNATVLKTYNYIPSVKGAYDAFGITAKQLQQVGMLNESVDVEALHKNSFIFFKDVQDTVQ; translated from the coding sequence ATGAAGATGAGAAAAAAAATGACGATGATCGTTCTGACCGTGATCCTGTCCTTATTAGTGTCGGCCTGCGGCCAAAAGCCGGTAACCAAGGCTGACGACGTTGTGCTGAAGATCGGTTATAGCGGCAGCTTGTGTGAAGCCCCTGTACATATGGCTGTGGAAAAGGGCTTCTTTGCCGAGGAAGGCCTGAAAGTAGAGCTGATTAAGCTGGCGCCGGGAACGACCTTTGAAGCCATTACTGCCGGTAAGATCGATGCCGCCTTTGGTTTGCTGGCGAGCCTGATGCAACCCTTATCCAACGGCTTGCCGATTAAAATTACCACCGGCCTGCATACCGGCTGCGATAAAGTGCTTGTGCCCGGTGACTCCGGCATAAAAACCCTTGCTGATCTGAAAGGCAAGCGGATTGGGGTGCCCAGCATGACCAGCAGCCCGATCATTTTTGCCAAACGGGCCCTGGCTGAGGCCGGGGTTGGTGTTAGTGAAAAGAATATGGAGGTCGAGTTTGCCGTTTTCAGTGCCAGCGATCTGCCGATTGCGCTTAAAAATGGTTCGATTGATGCCCTGGCTATGAATGACCCGACGGCAGCTGTTGCCCAAAAGGAGTTTTCGCTGGTTACTTTGGCTGATTCGGCCATAACTGAACCGTACAATACACAATATTGCTGCTCCGCTTATGTAAGCGAAAATATTGCCAAGGATCATCCGGAGCTTGCCGCAAAATATACCCGGGCGATGCAGAAAGCCAGTGCCTGGATTCAGAAAAACCAGGTTGAAACCGCCCAAATTCAGGTCGACAAGAAATGGGTCGCCGGTGACGCCGCTTTTAATGCCACGGTCTTAAAAACCTACAACTATATTCCGTCGGTCAAAGGGGCTTATGATGCCTTTGGCATAACGGCCAAGCAATTGCAGCAAGTTGGGATGTTAAATGAAAGTGTCGATGTGGAGGCCCTGCATAAAAACAGCTTTATCTTTTTTAAAGATGTACAGGATACAGTGCAATAG
- a CDS encoding nitrogenase component 1, protein MGTFIERAKSTCALGGAIVTISSLPRAIPIVHASGGCATMLAGTYSQASGYKGSGYCSGHMTPTSNVVEKDIVFGGEERLEEQITHTIKIIDGDLYFVVTGCQVEIIGDDAVGVTRRFKDGKYPVLAANTPGFIGNGFKGYDVVLSTLAAEFIEPKAIKAEKTVNILGIMPGQDVFFRGNIKGIQRLLKKLGIKANTFFGDGETIEKIRNYGDAALTIVFSDKYGIDTAKVFEEKHNIPYITVDLPIGETRTEAFLYKIGKQLGIEPAAINELIAEEKREYYSYLERFLDIYSDIDLQRYAIVSADINYAFSLTSFLADDLGWVPHLVVINEEVDDISKKKYELKFNQLTSEAKPKVIFEQHAGQLLNHIRKSWKHNTNEKYYDALSPAFLVGSSLEGSTAQKIGAAFLPVSFPVTNRAVLNKGYTGYLGGLSLAEDLFSALVSNR, encoded by the coding sequence ATGGGTACTTTTATTGAACGCGCGAAATCTACATGCGCTTTGGGTGGTGCAATTGTTACGATATCCTCACTGCCGCGGGCTATCCCGATCGTTCATGCCTCAGGCGGATGTGCAACGATGCTGGCTGGTACCTATAGCCAGGCCAGTGGCTACAAGGGATCCGGGTATTGCAGCGGTCATATGACACCCACCTCCAATGTTGTCGAAAAGGATATCGTTTTTGGCGGCGAGGAGCGGTTGGAGGAGCAAATTACCCATACCATCAAGATAATTGACGGCGATCTGTACTTTGTAGTGACCGGTTGTCAGGTGGAAATCATCGGCGATGATGCTGTCGGTGTAACCCGCCGTTTTAAGGATGGCAAATATCCTGTACTGGCCGCCAACACCCCCGGCTTTATCGGCAATGGCTTTAAAGGCTATGATGTGGTGCTGAGCACCCTGGCCGCCGAGTTTATTGAACCTAAGGCCATAAAGGCCGAAAAGACCGTGAATATTTTGGGGATTATGCCAGGCCAGGATGTATTCTTCCGGGGTAATATTAAGGGAATTCAAAGATTGTTAAAAAAACTGGGCATAAAGGCCAATACTTTCTTTGGCGATGGGGAGACCATTGAAAAAATAAGAAATTACGGGGATGCCGCCCTGACAATCGTTTTCTCGGACAAATATGGTATTGATACAGCTAAAGTATTTGAGGAAAAACATAATATTCCCTATATTACGGTCGATCTTCCCATCGGCGAGACCAGAACCGAGGCCTTTTTATATAAAATTGGCAAGCAGCTGGGCATTGAGCCAGCGGCGATTAACGAGCTTATTGCTGAGGAAAAACGCGAATATTACAGCTATCTGGAACGGTTTCTGGATATCTACAGTGATATAGATTTGCAGCGTTATGCCATTGTTTCCGCCGATATCAATTATGCGTTTTCGCTGACTAGTTTTCTCGCTGATGATTTGGGCTGGGTGCCACACCTTGTCGTCATTAATGAAGAGGTGGATGATATCAGCAAAAAGAAATATGAGCTGAAATTTAACCAGTTGACCTCTGAAGCCAAACCAAAAGTAATATTTGAACAGCATGCCGGGCAGCTCCTTAACCATATCAGGAAGAGCTGGAAACACAACACCAATGAGAAATATTATGATGCGCTCAGCCCGGCTTTCCTGGTCGGCAGCAGCCTGGAGGGCTCTACGGCGCAAAAGATCGGGGCCGCATTCCTGCCTGTTTCTTTCCCGGTCACAAACCGGGCAGTTTTAAATAAAGGCTATACCGGGTATCTGGGGGGTTTATCACTGGCCGAAGATCTGTTTTCGGCGCTTGTCAGCAATCGATAG
- a CDS encoding nitrogenase component 1 yields MSKLTEDLTYDYLSAEAAPTREERIEATYAFGGSCTGLKQGMGQGCTKYNSRKFAQGGGCQLSLALGIVRSFQNVVVVIHGPLGCASNNLGVAGYSKTFRVLKHKPVTDNIWLHTNLDENDVIAGGIDKLREAILYAEQEYRPDAIVVGNSCVPGIIGDDIDSLIDELDGQLSARVVPVHCEGFKSKFVATGYDSAYHGVLKKLVDPIKKYDRTAPEDVDGATADAAERYLHSKTVNLLNVGSTSYGDEVELSRLLKALGLNVRVMPLYASIEEISRIGEAALNISICATHDDYLIGHLKERFGTEYVIDTLPIGIKNTNQWLRVIAKFFKLEDEVEKLIAIENEQLEAALEPFKKVLKGKTVFVGGGETRIFTTAEFYQSLGMKVLGLKPHNFDRFAVPMIDDIDDQEAVIDVAPGQPSEELVVLNRLRPDLYVGHTGANAWVTKLGIPTTPLFGQSFNYMGYSGAFELARKAVRRLQNTAFTKKIGANVALPFRPEWYESNPFDNIKEAQQG; encoded by the coding sequence ATGTCCAAATTAACGGAAGACCTTACGTATGACTATTTATCAGCCGAGGCCGCACCTACCAGGGAGGAACGGATTGAGGCGACCTACGCCTTTGGCGGTTCCTGCACCGGGCTGAAGCAGGGCATGGGGCAGGGGTGCACCAAGTATAACAGCAGAAAGTTTGCCCAGGGCGGCGGCTGCCAATTAAGCCTGGCTTTGGGTATTGTCAGATCATTCCAGAATGTGGTTGTTGTCATCCATGGGCCGCTGGGCTGCGCCTCCAATAATCTGGGGGTAGCCGGGTATAGTAAAACCTTTCGGGTGCTAAAGCATAAACCGGTGACTGACAATATCTGGCTGCACACCAACCTGGATGAAAATGACGTGATTGCCGGCGGCATTGATAAACTGCGGGAAGCAATATTGTATGCCGAGCAGGAATACCGCCCGGATGCGATTGTCGTTGGCAATAGCTGCGTGCCAGGCATTATCGGCGATGATATCGACTCTTTAATCGATGAGCTTGACGGGCAGCTGTCGGCCCGGGTAGTTCCTGTTCACTGCGAAGGCTTCAAAAGCAAGTTTGTGGCCACAGGCTATGACTCGGCTTATCATGGGGTATTAAAAAAGCTGGTTGATCCGATAAAAAAATACGACCGGACGGCGCCGGAGGATGTTGACGGGGCCACTGCCGATGCGGCCGAAAGGTATCTGCACAGCAAAACGGTAAATCTCTTAAATGTTGGCTCCACCAGCTATGGGGATGAAGTAGAGCTGTCCAGGCTGCTTAAGGCGCTGGGCCTGAATGTGCGGGTCATGCCCCTGTATGCCAGTATTGAAGAGATTTCACGCATCGGTGAAGCGGCGCTTAATATCAGTATTTGCGCTACTCACGACGACTATCTGATCGGCCATTTAAAAGAGCGTTTCGGCACCGAATATGTCATTGACACCCTGCCTATCGGCATCAAAAACACCAATCAATGGCTGCGGGTTATTGCCAAATTCTTTAAGCTGGAAGATGAGGTGGAAAAACTGATCGCGATTGAAAACGAACAGCTGGAAGCGGCGCTGGAACCATTTAAGAAAGTACTAAAAGGCAAGACGGTGTTTGTCGGCGGCGGAGAGACCCGGATCTTTACCACCGCTGAATTTTATCAGTCGCTGGGGATGAAGGTCTTAGGTTTAAAACCACATAATTTTGACCGCTTTGCCGTGCCGATGATTGACGATATTGATGATCAGGAGGCTGTCATTGATGTTGCTCCCGGCCAGCCATCAGAAGAACTGGTGGTACTCAACCGCCTCCGGCCTGACCTTTATGTCGGTCATACCGGCGCCAATGCCTGGGTAACCAAACTGGGGATACCGACGACGCCGCTTTTTGGCCAGTCGTTTAACTATATGGGGTATTCCGGCGCCTTTGAACTGGCAAGAAAAGCGGTAAGAAGGCTCCAAAATACCGCTTTTACGAAAAAGATCGGGGCCAATGTGGCCTTGCCGTTCCGGCCGGAATGGTATGAAAGCAATCCGTTTGACAATATCAAAGAAGCCCAACAGGGGTGA
- the cysK gene encoding cysteine synthase A: MPAIVDNLTELIGNTPLLRPNSFAKLARLNADLLLKLEYYNPLGSVKDRIANSMVVAAEKTGVLNPGSVIIEPTSGNTGVGLAFVAAAKGYRIILTMPDTMSLERRALLKALGAELVLTPGADGMKGAIRKAEELSVRIPDSVILQQFNNPANPAIHRETTAEEIWRDTEGKVDIFIAGVGTGGTVTGVGEVLKARKGDVRIVAVEPNDSAVLSGGNPAPHQIQGIGAGFVPKVFKFEAVDEIYKVKNDEAIDTARVLARVEGLLVGISSGAAAFAAAQIARRPENAGKTVVALLPDTGERYLSTVLFKDLTDEGSLYWR, encoded by the coding sequence ATGCCTGCTATTGTAGATAACCTGACAGAGCTTATTGGCAATACGCCGCTGCTGCGGCCCAATTCTTTTGCCAAGCTGGCCAGACTGAACGCTGACCTGCTGCTTAAGCTCGAATATTATAATCCATTGGGGAGTGTAAAAGACCGCATTGCCAATTCCATGGTGGTGGCTGCGGAAAAAACAGGCGTGCTCAACCCCGGGTCGGTAATTATTGAGCCTACCAGCGGCAATACCGGCGTTGGCCTGGCCTTTGTGGCCGCGGCCAAGGGCTATCGTATTATTCTTACCATGCCGGACACTATGAGTCTGGAGCGCAGGGCTTTGTTAAAAGCCCTGGGGGCCGAGCTGGTGTTGACACCGGGTGCTGACGGGATGAAGGGCGCCATCCGCAAAGCGGAGGAGCTGTCGGTACGGATTCCGGACTCCGTCATATTGCAGCAGTTCAATAATCCCGCCAATCCGGCCATTCACCGGGAGACCACAGCCGAGGAAATCTGGCGTGACACCGAGGGTAAAGTCGACATCTTTATCGCCGGTGTAGGCACCGGCGGCACCGTTACCGGCGTGGGTGAGGTGCTCAAGGCCCGGAAGGGGGATGTCAGGATCGTTGCTGTTGAGCCCAATGATTCTGCCGTTTTGTCAGGCGGCAATCCCGCCCCGCATCAGATTCAGGGGATTGGGGCCGGCTTTGTCCCCAAGGTGTTTAAGTTTGAGGCTGTCGATGAAATCTACAAGGTGAAAAATGATGAGGCCATTGATACGGCCCGGGTGCTGGCGCGGGTGGAGGGCCTGCTTGTCGGCATTTCCTCCGGGGCGGCGGCCTTTGCTGCCGCGCAGATAGCCCGGCGGCCGGAGAATGCCGGCAAAACCGTGGTTGCCCTGCTGCCGGATACGGGGGAACGGTATTTATCAACAGTCCTCTTTAAAGACCTGACCGACGAAGGCAGTCTATACTGGCGTTAA
- a CDS encoding nitroreductase family protein, producing the protein MSIFSLIKQRYSVRKYEDRPVEAAKLQQLLEAGRVAPSAHNNQPSRLLVVQEQAGLEKLRKGANVHGAPLAIIVAGDHDTAWVRPYDKKKSVDIDASIVTDHIILAATELGLGTLWVCYFDPVIIRQEFNIPDHLEPINIIGIGYAAGEAKSPDRHDEARKPLTEIVSWESY; encoded by the coding sequence ATGAGTATCTTCAGTTTGATAAAACAGCGATATTCTGTGCGCAAATATGAGGATAGGCCGGTGGAGGCCGCAAAGCTCCAGCAGCTATTGGAGGCTGGCCGCGTTGCCCCTTCAGCCCATAACAATCAGCCCAGCCGGTTGCTGGTTGTGCAGGAGCAGGCCGGTCTGGAGAAACTCAGGAAGGGGGCTAATGTACATGGCGCACCGCTGGCCATCATTGTCGCCGGTGATCACGACACTGCCTGGGTACGGCCCTATGACAAGAAAAAAAGTGTGGATATCGACGCCAGTATTGTTACCGACCATATCATTCTGGCGGCAACTGAACTGGGCCTGGGCACACTATGGGTGTGCTACTTTGATCCGGTCATAATTCGCCAGGAGTTTAATATTCCCGATCACCTGGAACCAATTAATATAATCGGCATCGGCTACGCTGCCGGCGAAGCCAAATCACCGGACCGGCATGATGAGGCGCGAAAACCGTTAACAGAGATTGTGAGCTGGGAAAGCTATTGA
- a CDS encoding nitrogenase component 1 has protein sequence MTINLQVTSAGTRESRLGSITGYAGDLHDLVRQSKCGTLQEKDRCFSQSSSCDAGCALNQLASISDVAVINHAPSGCTAGASTTIVHYTQLAAKRGIEYNTVFLGTDMDEADTIFGATEGLRQIISETYNRYKPKAIFVGTSCVSGIIGEDVDSVVAELSPELPIPLVPVHCEGFKSRVWASGFDAADHAVLTGIVKPPQNKKPVINFKNFNESARNEIIRIFANFGVEPFFFYANSTVEELSRLSEALATVSICGTLGTYLGNGLEQEYGVPYVRTINPLGVAGFEIWLREIGRVIHKQEEVEAYIERERAFYLPKIEAVKKELKGLRAVLGMGASFAFQVSRVLQELGIEVVWVASWHYDTKYDDNELPPYLDYLVKDNPNNLKVSVSDQQNFEILNILNTYKPDIYLARHPGTTVWAIKQGIAALFLGDEYKTFGYRGTLDFANTILDTIRNRSFEKNLAARITLPYSDWWYQQDNATFLKAEAK, from the coding sequence ATGACCATTAACCTACAGGTTACTTCAGCCGGTACGCGCGAAAGCCGGCTAGGATCAATTACCGGCTATGCCGGGGATCTGCACGACCTGGTGCGACAGAGCAAATGCGGAACGCTGCAGGAAAAAGACCGCTGCTTCAGCCAGTCCAGTTCTTGTGACGCCGGCTGCGCTTTGAATCAGCTGGCCAGCATCAGCGACGTTGCCGTGATCAATCACGCACCCTCGGGCTGCACGGCAGGAGCTTCTACCACCATTGTCCATTATACTCAGCTTGCGGCCAAGCGGGGCATCGAATACAATACCGTTTTCCTGGGAACCGATATGGATGAAGCGGATACCATTTTTGGGGCGACAGAGGGTCTGCGGCAAATTATCAGCGAAACCTATAACCGCTATAAACCGAAGGCGATTTTTGTGGGAACTTCCTGCGTATCCGGCATTATCGGCGAAGATGTTGACAGTGTGGTTGCCGAACTGAGCCCGGAACTGCCTATTCCTTTGGTGCCTGTCCATTGTGAAGGCTTTAAATCAAGAGTCTGGGCATCAGGCTTTGACGCTGCTGATCATGCCGTGCTGACCGGCATTGTAAAGCCGCCGCAAAACAAGAAGCCTGTGATCAACTTCAAAAATTTCAATGAAAGCGCCAGAAATGAAATCATCCGGATTTTTGCCAACTTTGGGGTTGAACCCTTTTTCTTCTATGCCAATTCCACAGTGGAAGAACTCTCCCGTCTGTCGGAAGCGCTGGCTACCGTGTCAATCTGCGGCACTCTGGGGACCTATTTAGGCAATGGCCTGGAACAGGAATATGGCGTCCCTTATGTAAGGACTATCAATCCGTTAGGGGTTGCGGGTTTTGAAATCTGGCTCAGGGAAATAGGCCGTGTCATTCATAAGCAAGAGGAAGTGGAAGCCTATATTGAACGGGAGCGGGCCTTCTATCTGCCCAAGATTGAGGCAGTAAAAAAGGAGTTGAAAGGGCTGCGGGCCGTCCTGGGAATGGGAGCCAGCTTTGCTTTTCAGGTATCCCGCGTGCTGCAGGAGCTTGGCATTGAGGTTGTATGGGTGGCCTCGTGGCATTATGATACGAAATATGACGATAATGAGCTGCCTCCTTATCTCGATTATTTAGTAAAAGACAATCCCAATAACCTGAAAGTCAGTGTCAGCGACCAGCAAAATTTTGAAATCCTTAATATATTAAACACCTATAAGCCGGATATTTATTTGGCCAGACACCCTGGTACGACCGTCTGGGCCATCAAGCAGGGAATTGCGGCGCTTTTTCTCGGGGATGAGTATAAGACTTTTGGCTACAGGGGAACGCTGGACTTCGCCAATACCATACTTGATACGATAAGAAACCGGAGCTTCGAAAAAAATCTTGCTGCCAGAATCACGCTGCCTTATTCCGATTGGTGGTATCAGCAGGATAATGCGACATTCTTAAAAGCGGAGGCGAAATAG
- a CDS encoding nitrogenase component 1, with the protein MPRILDQPRYKCAMSAMQTVQGITGALPILHSGPGCADKLQGGNYGGSGHFAPRIFPCTNLTEKDVVFGGGERLRETIEHALKVINADMYVVLSSCSSEIIGDDMEEVVRSFQAGGKPVIFASTAGFKGNNLLGHEWVVQAIIEQYLQPAAQKSKGLVNIWASVPQYDPFWYGNLFELENLVAQLGLIPNTIFGYDRGIKNIDKIPAAELNLLVSPWVGLSNVKLLQEKFGTPYLHLPTLPIGSFETSKFLRAVAGFAGIDKQKVEDIITENERKYYYFIERFADVFLETRVMSKRFVVVADAQYSLAITKFLVNDVGLFPSKQYITDNTPPEYQEQIREEFKQLNYGITAEVSFLADGYLIQDEIKDTYFTGYPLIIGSYWEKKVAQKTQAHYLSVSWPVKERLVINSSYVGYGGGLKLLEDIYSVVLTRFN; encoded by the coding sequence ATGCCGAGAATCTTGGATCAACCCAGATACAAATGCGCCATGTCGGCCATGCAGACAGTCCAGGGCATCACCGGCGCTTTACCGATCCTGCATTCAGGCCCCGGTTGTGCCGATAAGCTTCAGGGAGGAAACTATGGCGGCTCGGGGCATTTTGCCCCCCGGATTTTTCCCTGCACCAATCTTACGGAAAAGGACGTAGTTTTCGGCGGCGGGGAACGCTTGCGGGAAACCATTGAGCATGCGCTTAAAGTCATTAATGCCGACATGTATGTTGTGCTAAGCAGTTGTTCTTCCGAAATTATCGGCGATGATATGGAAGAGGTCGTCCGCTCATTCCAGGCTGGGGGAAAACCTGTCATTTTTGCTTCAACAGCCGGCTTTAAGGGGAATAATTTACTGGGTCATGAGTGGGTTGTTCAGGCGATTATTGAGCAATACTTACAGCCGGCAGCCCAAAAGAGCAAAGGGCTTGTGAATATCTGGGCCAGTGTTCCGCAGTACGATCCCTTTTGGTACGGCAATTTATTCGAGCTGGAAAACCTTGTTGCCCAGCTGGGACTAATCCCGAATACCATTTTCGGGTATGACCGGGGCATTAAGAATATCGACAAAATACCGGCAGCGGAACTTAACCTGCTGGTATCGCCCTGGGTTGGCCTGAGTAATGTAAAACTCCTGCAGGAGAAATTCGGGACACCCTACCTGCACCTGCCCACCCTGCCTATCGGTTCTTTTGAAACCAGTAAGTTTTTACGGGCAGTGGCCGGCTTTGCCGGGATCGACAAGCAAAAGGTTGAGGACATTATAACGGAGAATGAAAGAAAATATTACTATTTTATTGAACGGTTTGCCGACGTGTTTCTGGAAACCAGGGTGATGTCCAAACGGTTTGTTGTCGTTGCCGATGCGCAATATTCTTTAGCCATCACCAAATTTCTGGTGAATGATGTTGGTTTGTTTCCCTCTAAGCAATATATAACCGACAATACGCCACCTGAGTATCAGGAACAGATCCGGGAAGAATTTAAACAATTGAACTATGGGATCACCGCCGAGGTGAGCTTTCTTGCCGATGGCTATCTGATTCAGGATGAAATTAAAGATACATATTTTACCGGCTATCCCCTCATTATCGGCAGCTACTGGGAAAAGAAGGTAGCTCAGAAAACACAGGCCCATTACTTGTCAGTCTCCTGGCCGGTAAAAGAAAGACTGGTTATCAACAGCTCCTATGTCGGCTATGGCGGTGGGCTTAAACTGCTGGAAGACATCTATTCGGTTGTGCTTACACGGTTCAATTAG